Below is a window of Solanum stenotomum isolate F172 chromosome 7, ASM1918654v1, whole genome shotgun sequence DNA.
aaaagaaaaaattaactttatatATACTGTGTGACTTTTGTGTAAGAAGAATCTGATAAATCTCTTATGTCCTcgatataataatttatatattttttgcttCCTCATACGGTGACCAATACTCATATTGAGGCTCGATTAAACCTAGATTCATGTCAGGAAGTTTCACATCGGAGGATACaacattttttaataaagatGACTTAATTCATAACTAGAGGGACTCAAACTCGAGACCTGATCTGATTAAGTATAAAAGATATTATTGTATGTGCTGAGAATAGTAGGGCTGCTCAACTTGTCTGGTTAATTTGGTGTAGTCCTCAGATAATGTATCAATGTCAATGTCAATTACTCTCACAAAggacataattttattcatatattgGATAAGAACACATTTTTCTCACCTAGCTATTATATATGGTTGTAAAATATTGACTATTCAACTTTCATCGAACTATATATACTAATcatctatattaaaaaaattcaaaaataaccATATTTCAATTCCTGCAATCGAAAAATAATGATTGTTTTAAAGTTTTAACAatatagtaaaagaaaatggatgatAAATGGTATTTTAATCTAAAGATTATCGTGATATAAAAAAAGATGTGATGCTCGTAAATTAGTTGTGTTTGTTGAGGAAAATTCATATGATATATTTGTTATAATTGCCATATATTTCAAGCTACAAtcaagaaattgaaaatttcatgTTACAATCAAGAAATTCTAAAATATcatgaaatttttaattttgacccGGCCCACAATTGATGACCtttaaagtaaataaatttaatggaaaaatataatattagttaGCAATTATATTGCTTCTAGACCAAGAGAAAATTATAGTTGAAAATGAAACGAAATCTTGCATATCATCGTACATCACAAGTCATAATCTAATTACTACAAGTAAGTTGTTTTTTCCttgaattatatataatattgctCCTAgaccaaaataatattatatttgaaaatgaaataaaatcttGAATATTAATCTAGATCACTAGTCATAATCCAATTACtattagttaattgtttttctttgaaTCATAATATTGTCCTGATACGTTTTCGTCTGatcattttcatattattatataagaaatttatttttctatatatatgcGTGCATTCTACCTTTTTCAGATCTTATTATGTAGAATTTTGCTGAATATATTATTCTTGTAGTTTTtatagaaaagaaacaaaatttagTGACATATAGTTTATGTTGATAAACAATAAAAACTCGTTGCTAATCCTATTTAATGACGGATCCAACACCGATTTTCATAGCTAATTTCTTCTTACCTActttctccgttcatttttacttgtcattgtTTAACTTGACACACtcattaagaaatcaattattgATATAGGTATTTTACCACACTATTCCTACTAATTACACCCTCTATccatttttagttgtcatgttgtacttttcaaaagtcaatttgactaattttcaaagttaaattagattacattgatttgatattttaaacaaaaatttagatattgaaaagctatatgaaaagtactataaattacaatttttacatatcaatatgatgataaaatacatcgtaaaacgttagtcaaaattcttatcatttgactctaaaaaaggaaatcatgataactaaaaattaaatggaCGGAAGGAGTAATGTTTAGTATATTGAGTCTTGAAAAATGATATGGAAAGTAGTATTTAATGCTACgagtaaaatatgaaaaaaaattgtattttcttaatatgtcaaaaatgacaagtaaaaataaaaatctattttaggaATAAGTGTCAAGTAAAAGTTAATGGAGAGGGTGATTATTAcctactatatataatatatgattaaattattttatataccTCTAAAATGAAAATTACTTGTCAAAATTTTCTTTCCTTACAATTTGGTACCTACTTTTTTAGAATATGTCAATAgactaaaaatattaaatggctttctttttagatgatttcatACTAAATATCATAAGATTACTTGAATAATAATACCCAAGTAGTCAATCTAGTCAACACACAAATTTGAAGAAGCAACCTCTacaacaattaataaaatactttatatataccTCTAGCAgcctttaataaaataaaaaatctagcACACAAAAAAGTTCTCatttttcttcaagaaaaaaaaaatgttacttCCTTCATTTGATTCATTGAGAGAGAAGTTTGCTTCAATATTTGACAAGTATTTTGTGGCTAATCTTTGCAAAGTTATCCTATTTTCTGGTGTTATTCTTTACTTAgcctcaatttttctttttatagatCCAAATTGTCCAACTTCACCTTATGAATATTCACCAATTTCATCAAATGACACAAATCTTAGTCATTTAATTTTTGGTCTACTTGGATCTGAAAAAGCATGGCATTATAGAAAAAGTTACATTGAAACATGGTGGAAACCAAAATTAACAAGAGGTTACTTGTTTCTTGATGTGTCACCTAATCCAAATTTGTTACCATGGTCAAAAAATTCACCCCCTTATAGAGTTTcaacaaatataacaaaattagtACAAGAAACTCACCACATTGCACCAATTATGGCTAGAATGGTACATGGTATCAAGGAATTAATTGATCAAGAACATGAAGGTGTTAGATGGGTGATTATGGGAGACGACGATTCGATATTTTTCTTGGAAAATCTAGTTGATGTTCTTGGAAAATATGATCATAACAAGTATTACTATTTTGGAGGTCAAAGTGAGTacattttatctaatttttggTACTCTTTTAATCAAGGTTTTGGTGGTGCTGGAATTATTATGAGTTTTCCATTGGCAAAAGCATTGGCTCAAGATATGGAGAGTTGTTTAAGGAGATATCCACATTTAAGATCTGCTGATCTTATTACTATGACTTGTATAGTGGATCTTGGAGGTAGCTTTATTCCTCTCAAAGGTCTTCATCAGGTACGTTGTTTggattttccaaaaatattatcatattcCTGTTAGGTTGACTAAGTAATATATATCTCTTGTTTTGTATatcttttcccctttttttatTGTTAGGTGAATATGTGGGATTTTTGTCTTTATTGGTCGAATTCTTTGAAAATATCAATGGATGTGAGTCTGGTTCTTCAGAAATGAACTACTTTGAAAAACTTGAAAGAAACATTTATTACTAGTGTACTTCTTTTTTATTGATAGAAAGAAACATTTATTACTATTGTACTTCTTTTTTATGATTAGTTTTACTTTGAATTTTCTCTTGCAGATCGATTTGCACGGTGATATTTCAGGATTTTTATCGTCGCATCCAAAAGAGCCATTAATATCTCTTCACCATTTTGATGCTGTATCACCAATTTTCCCTTCAATGGATCGTATACAATCAACAAAGCACCTTATGAAAGCAGCAAAATTTGATAATTCTCGTATATTACAACAAACAATATGTCACCATAGGCTTAGCAATTGGACATTTTCAGTATCATGGGGATATTCAGTTcatatttatgagaaaattatGCCAAGAAGTCATTTAATTAAACCCATTGAAACATTTGACACTTGGAGTGGTAGACCTAAAAATCCTCCATTCTACATGTTTAATACGAGGTCACGTGTAAAAGATTCTTGTGAAACTCCTcatattttttacttgaaatctATTGGGGGAGCGcagaataaaaatgaaattatggCCACGTATTCACGGTCGGTGGAGCGGAAGTTGCAGGGTTGTCCGATCGACGGCAACCATTCGGCGAATTATGTCAACAAGATTCAAGTCTACTCTCCTAGAAAAAAACGCGCAGAGGTAAATTTTATATACACTTACATATCGAGTAACACTATTTTCATGTAGAGTCATTGTCACCATAaagacacaaaaatattattttatcatgttagatatagagaaaacaaaaaaaaaattaataaatacgtGACGTATTTCAGGATGAGTGGAAAAATTAGAATCATAAAAATTTAAGAAGTGGCAAGAACCCTTCATTCTTAACTAGATTTATTTTTCCATTCCAAAAGCTAGGGAgtgctttaatttattttgagagAAGAGCTATCAAaatgcaaatttaaattaatcgggACCATCGAGGATGGGGTTAGGcaaaaaaaaacagaagaagACAAAATTAGAGATTCTTTATTCtctttaattatattctcaagtTGACTTAGTtacacaataatttatttataatcaaCTAATTAAATGTTTTGAGATTTGCTGCAATAGAAAAATTCATTGGAGTTATTGTTAGGTAAAAttctaattcaaaatttatggaGTTATacattaatttcaaattaacttataaAGATAAGTGAAATTCTCAGTCAAATATTTATAGTTATTACACTTAATTATGATTtgcatatttatttttgagtatattttcaaattaacttataaaaataagtgaattttcaGTCAAATATTTATAGTTATTACACTTAATTATGATTtgcatatttatttttgagTATATTTTCAAATccacttaaaaaaaaagtggattagtcaaatatttatagttattacactttataataatttgtatatttgtttgAGTATATATagttgttaaaataaatattaatttttttcttacctattttttattttattttattttttcagatgGGTCGATGTGAGTGTTGTGATATTATTCACACAACTGGTTCAAACAAGGCACAAGTCAAATTGAGGGAATGCTTTACCAATGAGAAAATTGCTTAGTTAACTATAATATTATGCAAATTCTAGccaaaaagaaatatagaaaagatttttatatctttagtTATATTTCGATATTCAGAACTTACTGGTTCGATTAGTTTATACTTTATTAATTGGTTGAAGATATAATTTACGATATTCCATCTTATCTCATGAACCAAACGACTATGGTCTATCTGTATAACTAAAAAAAGGATAAGACATAGAAACACACCTATACTATCGTGACACTGGTAATTACACATCTAAATTATGCAAGAATCCTATCACCCTCACAAATTAACAATGATGGCATATTCAGTGAAATCTCACAAATGAGGTTTAGGAGAATAGAGCGTATTCAGACGTTACCCTACCTCGTAGAGATAAAGATACTATTTTCGATAGACCCTGGGCATACCTGCTAACAAAACAAGTTAAAACATATCATGTGCATAAAATGATCCATTAAAGGCCATAGTTGGTGCTCAAACTTTAGAAATGAAAATTGTACCAACTCAAGTATATTAACCGCGGTTAAGTGATAAAATACACATGTCATGCATCAGTTGATTTGATATATCGAAAAAGTTTTTACTTCATGTCTCACAtaacaaacattttttaaacCTTTGTATGTTCTATAAAATCTATGGCTTTCAAAATCTCTTCACCTTTGCTTTCTTTAGGTAAGTAATAATCCATTCCAGCTTGGAAAATCTTATCTGTCTCTTCCTTTTCTGTATGTGCTGTGAAAGCTATTATAGGTATTCGAATTCCATATCGCGCCTCTTCTTTCCTAATACATTTCGTTGCTTCAAATCCATCCATCTCGGGCATCTGTCACAAAACAAACAACGATgtaattaagttatatatactgACAATGTAATACTATCGATGTAGTTAACATGTTTACCTCACAATCCATTAGAATATAATCAAATGGTGGTGAAGGAGTGGATGATCCTACA
It encodes the following:
- the LOC125871198 gene encoding uncharacterized protein LOC125871198; the protein is MLLPSFDSLREKFASIFDKYFVANLCKVILFSGVILYLASIFLFIDPNCPTSPYEYSPISSNDTNLSHLIFGLLGSEKAWHYRKSYIETWWKPKLTRGYLFLDVSPNPNLLPWSKNSPPYRVSTNITKLVQETHHIAPIMARMVHGIKELIDQEHEGVRWVIMGDDDSIFFLENLVDVLGKYDHNKYYYFGGQSEYILSNFWYSFNQGFGGAGIIMSFPLAKALAQDMESCLRRYPHLRSADLITMTCIVDLGGSFIPLKGLHQIDLHGDISGFLSSHPKEPLISLHHFDAVSPIFPSMDRIQSTKHLMKAAKFDNSRILQQTICHHRLSNWTFSVSWGYSVHIYEKIMPRSHLIKPIETFDTWSGRPKNPPFYMFNTRSRVKDSCETPHIFYLKSIGGAQNKNEIMATYSRSVERKLQGCPIDGNHSANYVNKIQVYSPRKKRAEMGRCECCDIIHTTGSNKAQVKLRECFTNEKIA